A region from the Vicia villosa cultivar HV-30 ecotype Madison, WI linkage group LG3, Vvil1.0, whole genome shotgun sequence genome encodes:
- the LOC131661226 gene encoding uncharacterized protein LOC131661226 isoform X1 yields MKGFGSYNDWSYYASPSSNLSAFATPFSVNRSSPNGVSPPFIDPGDAVRPGGFPYRYPDQYEPQQYFNSYGVHQDRNSVSVVPDHWSSFSGFTATDGVSQADYVNKPIELGFGGQTVANQFADFGNGKGNQIGVGADKPNELGLGFAGQTVANQFLDFGNGKGNQIGVRGGFGLNQTSFTDSVADERMKSGCPDVTVSHVEGPHMVGWEKHSLTTSADPVDDKPFWWRTTKLANAGCQDITDSHGEVPHMIGWEKHSLPTSGDCVDDKSCWWRPTKPMPVDFSHTSVLQSPPLSLETHHEPPLKLAVDSGDHHFSYTGVYDKHLGQQDKQTRVDTVSTTITGSGTDLNLGIFVPDGGSGHKKFYDIKEAAACFGLNLSMNLDSNEASSSNNAMVSDMNDSGDVVDYKDKARHEFQYLQPNPGLLSLGLNAIQGVNSVDKSFECVGDPCNPSVDSPCWKGAPAAHFSYYESSEALPPENVPKNECFASVTREPQSFLLDGKNNVKKPCDSSFQMHIQIADQETYSAGSSSKQNSETRFASDDCNVVNAGPFHSEPSCDYELQYEDVITKMKDNSVPPTKPIDRESGPSYDEDQVTEENKLASQKLHTLCIGDADAGCNENICSASGTSLTVGHALSLSSLVEDASTTSEKSAGKVSTEELNAQMLVDTMSKFSQLLLNHCLNDACELEEQNCNILRDVITNLNTCVLKKSERINLAQECLLRQPETSRCAVESCEPQQGVQLTKIGPESSMDEPESQLAQKADFCFGSEKPYWMPSGFISPSSGAEMTKEENMTKAIKNILSENFDDDEATESQTRLYKNLWLEAEAALCSVTYKNRYNQLKIEMEKQAYKQRALDMEQHSKSEVIPKLSRGKSSAIEVNKCLNSDSSAQNLVDLAATIPKELPQSKTSSDMNRLNSLTPEADGGQNLYNFIQNYAVSGTNKEVAGNDEASVMARYNVIKSRADNANDLETSSYIADMLAPQEEDNQNQVNFFPDSPIPGQNMADYETSVLTRFHFLKSRAAEDSSSVSSTEKLVEFSGEGIKETVITKDALEGESLNTNLNFYTAVEETTPKEIHLDWGERTYEFQPPNYNLDGLTSDWEHV; encoded by the exons ATGAAGGGTTTTGGATCGTACAACGATTGGAGTTATTATGCATCACCTTCATCGAATTTATCAGCTTTCGCTACACCGTTTAGTGTTAATCGATCTTCTCCCAATGGCGTTTCGCCTCCGTTCATTGATCCAGGAGATGCTGTGCGTCCTGGAGGATTTCCATATAGATATCCAGATCAATATGAACCCCAACAATATTTCAATTCATATGGGGTTCATCAGGATCGTAATTCTGTTTCGGTTGTACCTGATCACTGGTCTTCGTTTTCGGGATTTACTGCGACGGACGGGGTTTCTCAGGCTGATTATGTTAATAAGCCGATTGAGTTAGGGTTTGGTGGTCAGACCGTTGCTAATCAGTTTGCGGATTTTGGTAATGGTAAAGGGAATCAGATTGGAGTTGGGGCTGATAAGCCGAATgagttagggttagggtttgctGGTCAAACTGTTGCTAATCAGTTTTTGGATTTTGGAAATGGTAAAGGGAATCAGATTGGAGTTAGGGGTGGTTTTGGTTTGAATCAAACAAGTTTTACTGACTCTGTTGCTGATGAAAGGATGAAGTCTG GGTGTCCAGATGTAACTGTCAGTCATGTTGAGGGTCCACATATGGTTGGTTGGGAGAAACATAGCTTGACTACAAGTGCGGATCCTGTTGATGATAAACCATTCTGGTGGAGAACTACCAAACTCGCAAATGCAGGGTGTCAAGATATAACTGATAGTCATGGTGAGGTTCCACACATGATTGGTTGGGAGAAACATAGCTTGCCTACAAGTGGGGATTGTGTTGATGATAAATCTTGCTGGTGGAGACCTACCAAGCCCATGCCGGTTGATTTTTCGCATACATCGGTTTTACAATCTCCTCCATTGTCTCTAGAGACTCATCATGAACCACCCTTGAAATTAGCTGTAGATTCAGGGGACCATCACTTTTCATATACTGGTGTATATGACAAACACTTGGGGCAGCAAGATAAACAAACAAGAGTTGATACAGTTTCGACAACTATAACAGGATCAGGTACAGATTTAAACCTTGGCATATTTGTCCCAGATGGAGGCTCTGGACACAAAAAATTCTATGATATAAAGGAGGCTGCTGCTTGCTTTGGTTTAAATCTCAGCATGAATCTAGATAGTAACGAAGCTTCCTCATCAAACAACGCAATGGTTTCAGACATGAACGATTCAGGGGATGTTGTGGATTATAAAGATAAAGCAAGACATGAATTTCAATATCTTCAGCCAAATCCAGGGCTTTTAAGCTTGGGACTAAATGCTATTCAGGGTGTTAATTCTGTTGATAAATCTTTTGAGTGTGTTGGTGATCCATGTAATCCCTCTGTAGACTCACCTTGCTGGAAAGGAGCTCCTGCTGCTCATTTTTCTTATTATGAATCTTCTGAGGCTTTACCTCCTGAAAATGTGCCTAAAAATGAATGCTTTGCTTCTGTTACTCGGGAGCCTCAGAGTTTTCTTCTGGATGGTAAAAATAATGTCAAAAAGCCATGCGACAGCAGCTTCCAAATGCACATTCAAATTGCTGATCAGGAAACATATTCAGCGGGTTCTTCCTCGAAACAAAATTCAGAAACAAGATTTGCATCCGATGATTGCAATGTAGTGAATGCTGGACCTTTTCACTCTGAGCCATCTTGTGATTACGAGCTTCAATATGAAGATGTTATTACCAAAATGAAGGATAATAGTGTACCACCAACCAAGCCAATTGATCGTGAGTCTGGACCTTCTTATGACGAGGATCAAGTTACAGAGGAAAACAAATTGGCATCTCAAAAACTACATACCTTATGCATTGGTGATGCAGATGCCGGATGCAATGAGAATATATGCTCGGCGTCTGGTACATCTCTTACCGTAGGACATGCCCTGTCTTTGTCTTCTTTAGTGGAAGATGCATCTACTACATCTGAAAAATCAGCCGGGAAAGTATCAACTGAGGAATTAAATGCCCAGATGCTGGTTGATACCATGAGCAAATTTTCACAGTTGCTTCTTAACCATTGTTTAAATGATGCTTGTGAGCTGGAGGAACAAAATTGCAATATCCTTAGAGATGTGATCACCAATCTTAATACATGTGTTTTGAAGAAATCTGAGCGAATTAACTTGGCTCAAGAATGTCTTCTTCGTCAGCCAGAAACTTCTAGATGTGCTGTAGAATCATGTGAACCTCAACAG GGGGTCCAATTAACCAAGATAGGACCAGAGAGCTCTATGGATGAGCCTGAAAGTCAGCTTGCTCAAAAGGCAGATTTCTGTTTTGGATCTGAGAAGCCATATTGGATGCCTTCAGGCTTCATTTCCCCAAGCAGTGGTGCAGAAATGACCAAGGAAGAGAACATGACTAAG GCTATAAAGAATATTCTTAGTGagaattttgatgatgatgaagcaaCAGAGTCTCAGACTCGTTTGTATAAAAATCTATGGCTTGAGGCTGAAGCTGCATTATGTTCCGTCACTTACAAAAATCGCTACAATCAACTGAAGATTGAAATGGagaaacaagcatacaagcaaagAG CTTTAGACATGGAGCAGCATTCAAAATCAGAAGTTATTCCTAAATTAAGCAGGGGTAAGAGTTCTGCAATTGAAGTTAACAAATGTCTAAACTCTGATTCTTCTGCTCAGAATTTGGTTGACTTAGCTGCTACCATTCCAAAGGAACTTCCCCAGTCGAAAACTTCTTCTGATATGAACAGGCTTAATTCATTGACACCTGAAGCAGATGGTGGTCAAAACTTGTATAACTTCATCCAGAATTATGCTGTTTCTGGCACAAACAAGGAAGTGGCTGGAAATGACGAGGCTTCTGTTATGGCCAGATACAATGTTATTAAATCCAGGGCTGACAATGCTAATGATTTGGAGACATCATCATACATAGCAGACATGTTGGCACCTCAAGAAGAAGATAATCAAAACCAGGTTAATTTCTTTCCGGATTCTCCAATTCCTGGGCAAAACATGGCTGATTATGAGACATCTGTTTTGACTAGATTTCATTTTCTCAAGTCCCGGGCTGCTGAAGATTCAAGTTCTGTATCTTCAACAGAGAAATTGGTTGAATTTTCTGGTGAAGGAATAAAGGAGACAGTAATTACAAAAGATGCATTAGAGGGTGAAAGTTTGAATACTAATCTCAATTTCTACACTGCTGTGGAGGAAACAACTCCAAAGGAGATTCACCTAGATTGGGGGGAGAGAACCTACGAATTTCAGCCTCCTAATTATAACTTGGATGGCTTGACATCAGATTGGGAACATGTGTAG
- the LOC131661226 gene encoding uncharacterized protein LOC131661226 isoform X3, with translation MKGFGSYNDWSYYASPSSNLSAFATPFSVNRSSPNGVSPPFIDPGDAVRPGGFPYRYPDQYEPQQYFNSYGVHQDRNSVSVVPDHWSSFSGFTATDGVSQADYVNKPIELGFGGQTVANQFADFGNGKGNQIGVGADKPNELGLGFAGQTVANQFLDFGNGKGNQIGVRGGFGLNQTSFTDSVADERMKSGCPDVTVSHVEGPHMVGWEKHSLTTSADPVDDKPFWWRTTKLANAGCQDITDSHGEVPHMIGWEKHSLPTSGDCVDDKSCWWRPTKPMPVDFSHTSVLQSPPLSLETHHEPPLKLAVDSGDHHFSYTGVYDKHLGQQDKQTRVDTVSTTITGSGTDLNLGIFVPDGGSGHKKFYDIKEAAACFGLNLSMNLDSNEASSSNNAMVSDMNDSGDVVDYKDKARHEFQYLQPNPGLLSLGLNAIQGVNSVDKSFECVGDPCNPSVDSPCWKGAPAAHFSYYESSEALPPENVPKNECFASVTREPQSFLLDGKNNVKKPCDSSFQMHIQIADQETYSAGSSSKQNSETRFASDDCNVVNAGPFHSEPSCDYELQYEDVITKMKDNSVPPTKPIDRESGPSYDEDQVTEENKLASQKLHTLCIGDADAGCNENICSASGTSLTVGHALSLSSLVEDASTTSEKSAGKVSTEELNAQMLVDTMSKFSQLLLNHCLNDACELEEQNCNILRDVITNLNTCVLKKSERINLAQECLLRQPETSRCAVESCEPQQGVQLTKIGPESSMDEPESQLAQKADFCFGSEKPYWMPSGFISPSSGAEMTKEENMTKAIKNILSENFDDDEATESQTRLYKNLWLEAEAALCSVTYKNRYNQLKIEMEKQAYKQRALDMEQHSKSEVIPKLSRGKSSAIEVNKCLNSDSSAQNLVDLAATIPKELPQSKTSSDMNRLNSLTPEADGGQNLYNFIQNYAVSGTNKEVAGNDEASVMARYNVIKSRADNANDLETSSYIADMLAPQEEDNQNQISFSQVPGC, from the exons ATGAAGGGTTTTGGATCGTACAACGATTGGAGTTATTATGCATCACCTTCATCGAATTTATCAGCTTTCGCTACACCGTTTAGTGTTAATCGATCTTCTCCCAATGGCGTTTCGCCTCCGTTCATTGATCCAGGAGATGCTGTGCGTCCTGGAGGATTTCCATATAGATATCCAGATCAATATGAACCCCAACAATATTTCAATTCATATGGGGTTCATCAGGATCGTAATTCTGTTTCGGTTGTACCTGATCACTGGTCTTCGTTTTCGGGATTTACTGCGACGGACGGGGTTTCTCAGGCTGATTATGTTAATAAGCCGATTGAGTTAGGGTTTGGTGGTCAGACCGTTGCTAATCAGTTTGCGGATTTTGGTAATGGTAAAGGGAATCAGATTGGAGTTGGGGCTGATAAGCCGAATgagttagggttagggtttgctGGTCAAACTGTTGCTAATCAGTTTTTGGATTTTGGAAATGGTAAAGGGAATCAGATTGGAGTTAGGGGTGGTTTTGGTTTGAATCAAACAAGTTTTACTGACTCTGTTGCTGATGAAAGGATGAAGTCTG GGTGTCCAGATGTAACTGTCAGTCATGTTGAGGGTCCACATATGGTTGGTTGGGAGAAACATAGCTTGACTACAAGTGCGGATCCTGTTGATGATAAACCATTCTGGTGGAGAACTACCAAACTCGCAAATGCAGGGTGTCAAGATATAACTGATAGTCATGGTGAGGTTCCACACATGATTGGTTGGGAGAAACATAGCTTGCCTACAAGTGGGGATTGTGTTGATGATAAATCTTGCTGGTGGAGACCTACCAAGCCCATGCCGGTTGATTTTTCGCATACATCGGTTTTACAATCTCCTCCATTGTCTCTAGAGACTCATCATGAACCACCCTTGAAATTAGCTGTAGATTCAGGGGACCATCACTTTTCATATACTGGTGTATATGACAAACACTTGGGGCAGCAAGATAAACAAACAAGAGTTGATACAGTTTCGACAACTATAACAGGATCAGGTACAGATTTAAACCTTGGCATATTTGTCCCAGATGGAGGCTCTGGACACAAAAAATTCTATGATATAAAGGAGGCTGCTGCTTGCTTTGGTTTAAATCTCAGCATGAATCTAGATAGTAACGAAGCTTCCTCATCAAACAACGCAATGGTTTCAGACATGAACGATTCAGGGGATGTTGTGGATTATAAAGATAAAGCAAGACATGAATTTCAATATCTTCAGCCAAATCCAGGGCTTTTAAGCTTGGGACTAAATGCTATTCAGGGTGTTAATTCTGTTGATAAATCTTTTGAGTGTGTTGGTGATCCATGTAATCCCTCTGTAGACTCACCTTGCTGGAAAGGAGCTCCTGCTGCTCATTTTTCTTATTATGAATCTTCTGAGGCTTTACCTCCTGAAAATGTGCCTAAAAATGAATGCTTTGCTTCTGTTACTCGGGAGCCTCAGAGTTTTCTTCTGGATGGTAAAAATAATGTCAAAAAGCCATGCGACAGCAGCTTCCAAATGCACATTCAAATTGCTGATCAGGAAACATATTCAGCGGGTTCTTCCTCGAAACAAAATTCAGAAACAAGATTTGCATCCGATGATTGCAATGTAGTGAATGCTGGACCTTTTCACTCTGAGCCATCTTGTGATTACGAGCTTCAATATGAAGATGTTATTACCAAAATGAAGGATAATAGTGTACCACCAACCAAGCCAATTGATCGTGAGTCTGGACCTTCTTATGACGAGGATCAAGTTACAGAGGAAAACAAATTGGCATCTCAAAAACTACATACCTTATGCATTGGTGATGCAGATGCCGGATGCAATGAGAATATATGCTCGGCGTCTGGTACATCTCTTACCGTAGGACATGCCCTGTCTTTGTCTTCTTTAGTGGAAGATGCATCTACTACATCTGAAAAATCAGCCGGGAAAGTATCAACTGAGGAATTAAATGCCCAGATGCTGGTTGATACCATGAGCAAATTTTCACAGTTGCTTCTTAACCATTGTTTAAATGATGCTTGTGAGCTGGAGGAACAAAATTGCAATATCCTTAGAGATGTGATCACCAATCTTAATACATGTGTTTTGAAGAAATCTGAGCGAATTAACTTGGCTCAAGAATGTCTTCTTCGTCAGCCAGAAACTTCTAGATGTGCTGTAGAATCATGTGAACCTCAACAG GGGGTCCAATTAACCAAGATAGGACCAGAGAGCTCTATGGATGAGCCTGAAAGTCAGCTTGCTCAAAAGGCAGATTTCTGTTTTGGATCTGAGAAGCCATATTGGATGCCTTCAGGCTTCATTTCCCCAAGCAGTGGTGCAGAAATGACCAAGGAAGAGAACATGACTAAG GCTATAAAGAATATTCTTAGTGagaattttgatgatgatgaagcaaCAGAGTCTCAGACTCGTTTGTATAAAAATCTATGGCTTGAGGCTGAAGCTGCATTATGTTCCGTCACTTACAAAAATCGCTACAATCAACTGAAGATTGAAATGGagaaacaagcatacaagcaaagAG CTTTAGACATGGAGCAGCATTCAAAATCAGAAGTTATTCCTAAATTAAGCAGGGGTAAGAGTTCTGCAATTGAAGTTAACAAATGTCTAAACTCTGATTCTTCTGCTCAGAATTTGGTTGACTTAGCTGCTACCATTCCAAAGGAACTTCCCCAGTCGAAAACTTCTTCTGATATGAACAGGCTTAATTCATTGACACCTGAAGCAGATGGTGGTCAAAACTTGTATAACTTCATCCAGAATTATGCTGTTTCTGGCACAAACAAGGAAGTGGCTGGAAATGACGAGGCTTCTGTTATGGCCAGATACAATGTTATTAAATCCAGGGCTGACAATGCTAATGATTTGGAGACATCATCATACATAGCAGACATGTTGGCACCTCAAGAAGAAGATAATCAAAACCAG ATTTCATTTTCTCAAGTCCCGGGCTGCTGA
- the LOC131661226 gene encoding uncharacterized protein LOC131661226 isoform X2, protein MKGFGSYNDWSYYASPSSNLSAFATPFSVNRSSPNGVSPPFIDPGDAVRPGGFPYRYPDQYEPQQYFNSYGVHQDRNSVSVVPDHWSSFSGFTATDGVSQADYVNKPIELGFGGQTVANQFADFGNGKGNQIGVGADKPNELGLGFAGQTVANQFLDFGNGKGNQIGVRGGFGLNQTSFTDSVADERMKSGCPDVTVSHVEGPHMVGWEKHSLTTSADPVDDKPFWWRTTKLANAGCQDITDSHGEVPHMIGWEKHSLPTSGDCVDDKSCWWRPTKPMPVDFSHTSVLQSPPLSLETHHEPPLKLAVDSGDHHFSYTGVYDKHLGQQDKQTRVDTVSTTITGSGTDLNLGIFVPDGGSGHKKFYDIKEAAACFGLNLSMNLDSNEASSSNNAMVSDMNDSGDVVDYKDKARHEFQYLQPNPGLLSLGLNAIQGVNSVDKSFECVGDPCNPSVDSPCWKGAPAAHFSYYESSEALPPENVPKNECFASVTREPQSFLLDGKNNVKKPCDSSFQMHIQIADQETYSAGSSSKQNSETRFASDDCNVVNAGPFHSEPSCDYELQYEDVITKMKDNSVPPTKPIDRESGPSYDEDQVTEENKLASQKLHTLCIGDADAGCNENICSASGTSLTVGHALSLSSLVEDASTTSEKSAGKVSTEELNAQMLVDTMSKFSQLLLNHCLNDACELEEQNCNILRDVITNLNTCVLKKSERINLAQECLLRQPETSRCAVESCEPQQGVQLTKIGPESSMDEPESQLAQKADFCFGSEKPYWMPSGFISPSSGAEMTKEENMTKAIKNILSENFDDDEATESQTRLYKNLWLEAEAALCSVTYKNRYNQLKIEMEKQAYKQRDMEQHSKSEVIPKLSRGKSSAIEVNKCLNSDSSAQNLVDLAATIPKELPQSKTSSDMNRLNSLTPEADGGQNLYNFIQNYAVSGTNKEVAGNDEASVMARYNVIKSRADNANDLETSSYIADMLAPQEEDNQNQVNFFPDSPIPGQNMADYETSVLTRFHFLKSRAAEDSSSVSSTEKLVEFSGEGIKETVITKDALEGESLNTNLNFYTAVEETTPKEIHLDWGERTYEFQPPNYNLDGLTSDWEHV, encoded by the exons ATGAAGGGTTTTGGATCGTACAACGATTGGAGTTATTATGCATCACCTTCATCGAATTTATCAGCTTTCGCTACACCGTTTAGTGTTAATCGATCTTCTCCCAATGGCGTTTCGCCTCCGTTCATTGATCCAGGAGATGCTGTGCGTCCTGGAGGATTTCCATATAGATATCCAGATCAATATGAACCCCAACAATATTTCAATTCATATGGGGTTCATCAGGATCGTAATTCTGTTTCGGTTGTACCTGATCACTGGTCTTCGTTTTCGGGATTTACTGCGACGGACGGGGTTTCTCAGGCTGATTATGTTAATAAGCCGATTGAGTTAGGGTTTGGTGGTCAGACCGTTGCTAATCAGTTTGCGGATTTTGGTAATGGTAAAGGGAATCAGATTGGAGTTGGGGCTGATAAGCCGAATgagttagggttagggtttgctGGTCAAACTGTTGCTAATCAGTTTTTGGATTTTGGAAATGGTAAAGGGAATCAGATTGGAGTTAGGGGTGGTTTTGGTTTGAATCAAACAAGTTTTACTGACTCTGTTGCTGATGAAAGGATGAAGTCTG GGTGTCCAGATGTAACTGTCAGTCATGTTGAGGGTCCACATATGGTTGGTTGGGAGAAACATAGCTTGACTACAAGTGCGGATCCTGTTGATGATAAACCATTCTGGTGGAGAACTACCAAACTCGCAAATGCAGGGTGTCAAGATATAACTGATAGTCATGGTGAGGTTCCACACATGATTGGTTGGGAGAAACATAGCTTGCCTACAAGTGGGGATTGTGTTGATGATAAATCTTGCTGGTGGAGACCTACCAAGCCCATGCCGGTTGATTTTTCGCATACATCGGTTTTACAATCTCCTCCATTGTCTCTAGAGACTCATCATGAACCACCCTTGAAATTAGCTGTAGATTCAGGGGACCATCACTTTTCATATACTGGTGTATATGACAAACACTTGGGGCAGCAAGATAAACAAACAAGAGTTGATACAGTTTCGACAACTATAACAGGATCAGGTACAGATTTAAACCTTGGCATATTTGTCCCAGATGGAGGCTCTGGACACAAAAAATTCTATGATATAAAGGAGGCTGCTGCTTGCTTTGGTTTAAATCTCAGCATGAATCTAGATAGTAACGAAGCTTCCTCATCAAACAACGCAATGGTTTCAGACATGAACGATTCAGGGGATGTTGTGGATTATAAAGATAAAGCAAGACATGAATTTCAATATCTTCAGCCAAATCCAGGGCTTTTAAGCTTGGGACTAAATGCTATTCAGGGTGTTAATTCTGTTGATAAATCTTTTGAGTGTGTTGGTGATCCATGTAATCCCTCTGTAGACTCACCTTGCTGGAAAGGAGCTCCTGCTGCTCATTTTTCTTATTATGAATCTTCTGAGGCTTTACCTCCTGAAAATGTGCCTAAAAATGAATGCTTTGCTTCTGTTACTCGGGAGCCTCAGAGTTTTCTTCTGGATGGTAAAAATAATGTCAAAAAGCCATGCGACAGCAGCTTCCAAATGCACATTCAAATTGCTGATCAGGAAACATATTCAGCGGGTTCTTCCTCGAAACAAAATTCAGAAACAAGATTTGCATCCGATGATTGCAATGTAGTGAATGCTGGACCTTTTCACTCTGAGCCATCTTGTGATTACGAGCTTCAATATGAAGATGTTATTACCAAAATGAAGGATAATAGTGTACCACCAACCAAGCCAATTGATCGTGAGTCTGGACCTTCTTATGACGAGGATCAAGTTACAGAGGAAAACAAATTGGCATCTCAAAAACTACATACCTTATGCATTGGTGATGCAGATGCCGGATGCAATGAGAATATATGCTCGGCGTCTGGTACATCTCTTACCGTAGGACATGCCCTGTCTTTGTCTTCTTTAGTGGAAGATGCATCTACTACATCTGAAAAATCAGCCGGGAAAGTATCAACTGAGGAATTAAATGCCCAGATGCTGGTTGATACCATGAGCAAATTTTCACAGTTGCTTCTTAACCATTGTTTAAATGATGCTTGTGAGCTGGAGGAACAAAATTGCAATATCCTTAGAGATGTGATCACCAATCTTAATACATGTGTTTTGAAGAAATCTGAGCGAATTAACTTGGCTCAAGAATGTCTTCTTCGTCAGCCAGAAACTTCTAGATGTGCTGTAGAATCATGTGAACCTCAACAG GGGGTCCAATTAACCAAGATAGGACCAGAGAGCTCTATGGATGAGCCTGAAAGTCAGCTTGCTCAAAAGGCAGATTTCTGTTTTGGATCTGAGAAGCCATATTGGATGCCTTCAGGCTTCATTTCCCCAAGCAGTGGTGCAGAAATGACCAAGGAAGAGAACATGACTAAG GCTATAAAGAATATTCTTAGTGagaattttgatgatgatgaagcaaCAGAGTCTCAGACTCGTTTGTATAAAAATCTATGGCTTGAGGCTGAAGCTGCATTATGTTCCGTCACTTACAAAAATCGCTACAATCAACTGAAGATTGAAATGGagaaacaagcatacaagcaaagAG ACATGGAGCAGCATTCAAAATCAGAAGTTATTCCTAAATTAAGCAGGGGTAAGAGTTCTGCAATTGAAGTTAACAAATGTCTAAACTCTGATTCTTCTGCTCAGAATTTGGTTGACTTAGCTGCTACCATTCCAAAGGAACTTCCCCAGTCGAAAACTTCTTCTGATATGAACAGGCTTAATTCATTGACACCTGAAGCAGATGGTGGTCAAAACTTGTATAACTTCATCCAGAATTATGCTGTTTCTGGCACAAACAAGGAAGTGGCTGGAAATGACGAGGCTTCTGTTATGGCCAGATACAATGTTATTAAATCCAGGGCTGACAATGCTAATGATTTGGAGACATCATCATACATAGCAGACATGTTGGCACCTCAAGAAGAAGATAATCAAAACCAGGTTAATTTCTTTCCGGATTCTCCAATTCCTGGGCAAAACATGGCTGATTATGAGACATCTGTTTTGACTAGATTTCATTTTCTCAAGTCCCGGGCTGCTGAAGATTCAAGTTCTGTATCTTCAACAGAGAAATTGGTTGAATTTTCTGGTGAAGGAATAAAGGAGACAGTAATTACAAAAGATGCATTAGAGGGTGAAAGTTTGAATACTAATCTCAATTTCTACACTGCTGTGGAGGAAACAACTCCAAAGGAGATTCACCTAGATTGGGGGGAGAGAACCTACGAATTTCAGCCTCCTAATTATAACTTGGATGGCTTGACATCAGATTGGGAACATGTGTAG